From Arcticibacter tournemirensis, one genomic window encodes:
- the proS gene encoding proline--tRNA ligase: MSKGITSRNDDYSQWYNELVTKADLAEHSAVRGCMVIKPYGYSIWEKMQAALDKMFKDTGHSNAYFPLFIPKSFFSKEASHVEGFAKECAVVTHYRLKNDGNGNIIVDEDAKLEEELIVRPTSETIIWNTYRGWIQSYRDLPILVNQWANVVRWEMRTRLFLRTAEFLWQEGHTAHATAEEAITEAERMLHVYADFAENWMAVPVVKGTKTPNERFAGAIETYCIEALMQDGKALQAGTSHFLGQNFAKAFDVKFTSKEGKLDHVWATSWGVSTRLMGALIMAHSDDAGLVLPPKLAPIQVVIIPIYKSEEDLNRITGKVDGLVKELKARNISVKYDDRDTQRPGFKFAEYELKGVPVRIALGARDLENGTVEIARRDTKEKQTISSENLADHIEQLLEQIQKDIYQKALKFREENITRADTYDEFKKVLDEKAGFVSAHWDGTPETEQRIKEETKATIRCIPIDNPKEDGVCILTGKPSVQRVLFARAY; this comes from the coding sequence ATGAGTAAGGGTATTACAAGCAGAAATGACGATTATTCGCAGTGGTATAATGAACTTGTTACAAAAGCCGACCTGGCAGAGCATTCTGCGGTGAGAGGATGTATGGTAATTAAGCCTTACGGATACTCTATATGGGAGAAAATGCAGGCTGCGCTCGACAAAATGTTTAAAGATACCGGCCACTCCAACGCCTATTTCCCCTTGTTCATACCGAAGTCATTTTTCTCTAAAGAAGCTTCTCACGTTGAAGGCTTTGCTAAAGAATGTGCAGTAGTAACGCATTACCGCTTGAAGAATGATGGAAACGGAAATATTATCGTCGACGAAGATGCCAAACTGGAAGAGGAACTGATAGTAAGACCTACCTCCGAAACCATCATCTGGAATACCTACCGCGGCTGGATCCAGTCGTACCGCGACCTGCCTATACTTGTAAACCAGTGGGCCAACGTAGTGCGCTGGGAGATGCGCACGCGACTGTTCCTTCGTACTGCCGAATTCCTTTGGCAGGAAGGCCACACAGCTCATGCCACGGCTGAAGAAGCAATAACAGAAGCAGAACGTATGCTGCATGTATATGCCGACTTTGCTGAGAACTGGATGGCAGTACCTGTGGTGAAAGGCACCAAAACACCCAACGAGCGGTTTGCCGGAGCTATTGAAACTTATTGTATTGAAGCGCTCATGCAGGATGGTAAAGCGCTTCAGGCGGGTACGTCACATTTCCTTGGCCAGAACTTTGCCAAAGCATTTGATGTGAAATTCACCAGTAAGGAAGGGAAGCTTGACCACGTATGGGCTACTTCATGGGGTGTTTCTACCCGTTTAATGGGCGCCCTTATTATGGCTCACTCTGACGACGCCGGATTGGTGCTGCCTCCAAAACTGGCTCCGATACAGGTGGTGATCATTCCGATATATAAAAGTGAGGAAGACCTGAACCGTATTACCGGGAAAGTAGATGGCCTCGTAAAAGAGCTTAAAGCCAGGAATATATCGGTTAAGTATGACGACCGCGACACACAGCGTCCTGGTTTTAAATTTGCTGAATACGAACTGAAGGGTGTTCCTGTGAGAATTGCGCTGGGAGCAAGAGACCTTGAAAACGGAACAGTGGAAATCGCGCGCCGTGATACAAAGGAAAAACAGACCATTAGCAGCGAGAATCTGGCAGATCATATCGAACAGCTTCTTGAACAAATCCAGAAGGATATCTATCAAAAAGCTCTGAAATTCAGGGAAGAAAATATCACACGCGCAGATACCTACGATGAGTTTAAAAAAGTGCTCGACGAGAAAGCGGGCTTCGTATCGGCACACTGGGACGGCACCCCCGAGACGGAGCAAAGGATCAAGGAGGAAACCAAAGCGACGATCCGCTGTATTCCAATAGACAATCCCAAAGAAGATGGTGTCTGCATCCTTACAGGAAAGCCGTCTGTTCAGAGAGTGCTGTTCGCAAGAGCGTACTAG